A stretch of Geotrypetes seraphini chromosome 2, aGeoSer1.1, whole genome shotgun sequence DNA encodes these proteins:
- the PDP1 gene encoding pyruvate dehyrogenase phosphatase catalytic subunit 1 isoform X1, which yields MSAACCGGRMCVCPGPGCIEIPGRSSTPTLFFGAMSAPTQLLFPLIRKSDLGRICSTACYCHRKHLCCSPHLIQSPWRYTPPKRNLAACCHPKDSFSHFNQVRRCVTTPQRFYLTPPQVNSILKANEYNFKVPEFDGKNVSSILGFDSNQLPANAPIEDRRSAATCLQTRGMLLGVFDGHAGCACAQAVSERLFYYIAVSLLPHETLLEIENAVESGRALLPILQWHKHPNDYFSKEASKLYFSSLRTYWQELIDLNTNETTDVKEALINAFKRLDNDLSLEAQVGDTNSFLNYWVLRVAFSGATACVAHIDGVDLHVANTGDSRALLGVQEDDGSWTAVPLSNDHNAQNENEVERVKSEHPRNEEKSVVKQDRLLGLLMPLRAFGDVKFKWSIDLQKRVVESGPDQLNDNEYTKFIPPNYHSPPYLTAEPEVIYHRLRPQDKFLVLATDGLWETMHKQDVVRIVGEYLTGVHHQQPIAVGGYKVTLGQMQGLLMERRARISSVFEDQNAATHLIRHAVGNNEFGVVDHDRLSKMLSLPEELARMYRDDITIIVVQFNSHVIGAYQNQE from the exons ATGTCCGCGGCTTGTTGTGGCGGGAGAATGTGTGTGTGTCCCGGGCCAGGGTGTATCG AAATACCAGGCAGAAGCTCCACACCAACATTATTTTTTGGTGCAATGTCAGCACCAACTCAACTGTTGTTTCCCTTAATTCGCAAGAGTGATCTTGGACGGATATGTAGTACTGCATGCTACTGTCATCGCAAACACCTGTGTTGTTCACCTCACTTGATTCAGAGTCCCTGGAGATACACACCCCCGAAGAGAAATCTTGCAGCTTGTTGTCACCCAAAAGACAGTTTTAGCCATTTTAATCAGGTGAGAAGATGTGTTACTACACCACAGAGATTTTACCTCACTCCACCACAAGTCAACAGCATTCTGAAAGCTAACGAATACAACTTCAAAGTTCCTGAATTTGATGGCAAAAATGTGAGTTCAATTCTTGGCTTTGATAGCAACCAGCTGCCTGCTAATGCCCCGATTGAAGATAGGCGGAGTGCAGCCACATGTTTACAGACCAGAGGAATGTTGTTGGGTGTCTTTGATGGTCATGCTGGTTGTGCCTGTGCTCAGGCGGTTAGTGAACGGCTCTTTTACTATATCGCCGTGTCTCTCTTACCTCATGAAACCTTGCTTGAAATTGAGAATGCTGTGGAAAGTGGTAGAGCACTTTTGCCCATCTTGCAATGGCACAAGCATCCTAACGACTACTTTAGTAAAGAAGCTTCCAAACTGTACTTCAGTAGTTTAAGAACTTATTGGCAAGAACTCATAGATCTCAACACTAATGAAACTACAGATGTCAAAGAAGCATTGATTAATGCATTCAAGAGACTTGACAATGATCTTTCTTTAGAAGCTCAAGTAGGAGATACTAACTCTTTCCTTAACTACTGGGTTCTGCGAGTAGCATTTTCAGGTGCCACTGCCTGTGTGGCACACATTGATGGTGTTGATTTGCATGTTGCAAATACTGGAGACAGTAGGGCTTTGCTGGGTGTACAAGAAGATGATGGCTCGTGGACTGCAGTTCCACTGTCTAATGATCACAATGCACAAAATGAAAATGAAGTAGAACGGGTTAAATCAGAGCATCCAAGAAACGAAGAAAAGAGCGTTGTTAAGCAAGATCGCTTATTGGGTTTACTGATGCCCCTCAGAGCTTTTGGAGATGTCAAATTCAAATGGAGTATTGATCTGCAGAAGAGAGTGGTAGAATCTGGACCTGATCAACTGAATGACAATGAGTACACAAAATTTATTCCTCCTAACTACCATAGTCCTCCTTACCTTACTGCAGAGCCAGAAGTTATATATCACAGATTGCGGCCACAAGATAAGTTCCTAGTGTTGGCTACAGATGGGCTCTGGGAGACTATGCATAAGCAGGATGTGGTTAGGATTGTGGGAGAGTATCTAACCGGTGTTCATCATCAACAGCCAATAGCTGTTGGTGGTTACAAAGTAACTCTAGGTCAGATGCAAGGCCTCCTCATGGAAAGGAGAGCCAGAATATCATCTGTATTTGAAGATCAGAATGCAGCTACTCATCTCATAAGGCATGCAGTAGGCAATAATGAGTTTGGTGTGGTGGATCATGATCGGCTATCCAAGATGCTGAGTCTTCCAGAAGAACTAGCTCGGATGTACagagatgacattacaatcattgTGGTGCAGTTTAATTCCCATGTCATCGGTGCTTATCAAAACCAGGAGTAG
- the PDP1 gene encoding pyruvate dehyrogenase phosphatase catalytic subunit 1 isoform X3 produces MSAPTQLLFPLIRKSDLGRICSTACYCHRKHLCCSPHLIQSPWRYTPPKRNLAACCHPKDSFSHFNQVRRCVTTPQRFYLTPPQVNSILKANEYNFKVPEFDGKNVSSILGFDSNQLPANAPIEDRRSAATCLQTRGMLLGVFDGHAGCACAQAVSERLFYYIAVSLLPHETLLEIENAVESGRALLPILQWHKHPNDYFSKEASKLYFSSLRTYWQELIDLNTNETTDVKEALINAFKRLDNDLSLEAQVGDTNSFLNYWVLRVAFSGATACVAHIDGVDLHVANTGDSRALLGVQEDDGSWTAVPLSNDHNAQNENEVERVKSEHPRNEEKSVVKQDRLLGLLMPLRAFGDVKFKWSIDLQKRVVESGPDQLNDNEYTKFIPPNYHSPPYLTAEPEVIYHRLRPQDKFLVLATDGLWETMHKQDVVRIVGEYLTGVHHQQPIAVGGYKVTLGQMQGLLMERRARISSVFEDQNAATHLIRHAVGNNEFGVVDHDRLSKMLSLPEELARMYRDDITIIVVQFNSHVIGAYQNQE; encoded by the coding sequence ATGTCAGCACCAACTCAACTGTTGTTTCCCTTAATTCGCAAGAGTGATCTTGGACGGATATGTAGTACTGCATGCTACTGTCATCGCAAACACCTGTGTTGTTCACCTCACTTGATTCAGAGTCCCTGGAGATACACACCCCCGAAGAGAAATCTTGCAGCTTGTTGTCACCCAAAAGACAGTTTTAGCCATTTTAATCAGGTGAGAAGATGTGTTACTACACCACAGAGATTTTACCTCACTCCACCACAAGTCAACAGCATTCTGAAAGCTAACGAATACAACTTCAAAGTTCCTGAATTTGATGGCAAAAATGTGAGTTCAATTCTTGGCTTTGATAGCAACCAGCTGCCTGCTAATGCCCCGATTGAAGATAGGCGGAGTGCAGCCACATGTTTACAGACCAGAGGAATGTTGTTGGGTGTCTTTGATGGTCATGCTGGTTGTGCCTGTGCTCAGGCGGTTAGTGAACGGCTCTTTTACTATATCGCCGTGTCTCTCTTACCTCATGAAACCTTGCTTGAAATTGAGAATGCTGTGGAAAGTGGTAGAGCACTTTTGCCCATCTTGCAATGGCACAAGCATCCTAACGACTACTTTAGTAAAGAAGCTTCCAAACTGTACTTCAGTAGTTTAAGAACTTATTGGCAAGAACTCATAGATCTCAACACTAATGAAACTACAGATGTCAAAGAAGCATTGATTAATGCATTCAAGAGACTTGACAATGATCTTTCTTTAGAAGCTCAAGTAGGAGATACTAACTCTTTCCTTAACTACTGGGTTCTGCGAGTAGCATTTTCAGGTGCCACTGCCTGTGTGGCACACATTGATGGTGTTGATTTGCATGTTGCAAATACTGGAGACAGTAGGGCTTTGCTGGGTGTACAAGAAGATGATGGCTCGTGGACTGCAGTTCCACTGTCTAATGATCACAATGCACAAAATGAAAATGAAGTAGAACGGGTTAAATCAGAGCATCCAAGAAACGAAGAAAAGAGCGTTGTTAAGCAAGATCGCTTATTGGGTTTACTGATGCCCCTCAGAGCTTTTGGAGATGTCAAATTCAAATGGAGTATTGATCTGCAGAAGAGAGTGGTAGAATCTGGACCTGATCAACTGAATGACAATGAGTACACAAAATTTATTCCTCCTAACTACCATAGTCCTCCTTACCTTACTGCAGAGCCAGAAGTTATATATCACAGATTGCGGCCACAAGATAAGTTCCTAGTGTTGGCTACAGATGGGCTCTGGGAGACTATGCATAAGCAGGATGTGGTTAGGATTGTGGGAGAGTATCTAACCGGTGTTCATCATCAACAGCCAATAGCTGTTGGTGGTTACAAAGTAACTCTAGGTCAGATGCAAGGCCTCCTCATGGAAAGGAGAGCCAGAATATCATCTGTATTTGAAGATCAGAATGCAGCTACTCATCTCATAAGGCATGCAGTAGGCAATAATGAGTTTGGTGTGGTGGATCATGATCGGCTATCCAAGATGCTGAGTCTTCCAGAAGAACTAGCTCGGATGTACagagatgacattacaatcattgTGGTGCAGTTTAATTCCCATGTCATCGGTGCTTATCAAAACCAGGAGTAG
- the PDP1 gene encoding pyruvate dehyrogenase phosphatase catalytic subunit 1 isoform X2 has translation MGLCTEVGGSGQLPEIPGRSSTPTLFFGAMSAPTQLLFPLIRKSDLGRICSTACYCHRKHLCCSPHLIQSPWRYTPPKRNLAACCHPKDSFSHFNQVRRCVTTPQRFYLTPPQVNSILKANEYNFKVPEFDGKNVSSILGFDSNQLPANAPIEDRRSAATCLQTRGMLLGVFDGHAGCACAQAVSERLFYYIAVSLLPHETLLEIENAVESGRALLPILQWHKHPNDYFSKEASKLYFSSLRTYWQELIDLNTNETTDVKEALINAFKRLDNDLSLEAQVGDTNSFLNYWVLRVAFSGATACVAHIDGVDLHVANTGDSRALLGVQEDDGSWTAVPLSNDHNAQNENEVERVKSEHPRNEEKSVVKQDRLLGLLMPLRAFGDVKFKWSIDLQKRVVESGPDQLNDNEYTKFIPPNYHSPPYLTAEPEVIYHRLRPQDKFLVLATDGLWETMHKQDVVRIVGEYLTGVHHQQPIAVGGYKVTLGQMQGLLMERRARISSVFEDQNAATHLIRHAVGNNEFGVVDHDRLSKMLSLPEELARMYRDDITIIVVQFNSHVIGAYQNQE, from the coding sequence AAATACCAGGCAGAAGCTCCACACCAACATTATTTTTTGGTGCAATGTCAGCACCAACTCAACTGTTGTTTCCCTTAATTCGCAAGAGTGATCTTGGACGGATATGTAGTACTGCATGCTACTGTCATCGCAAACACCTGTGTTGTTCACCTCACTTGATTCAGAGTCCCTGGAGATACACACCCCCGAAGAGAAATCTTGCAGCTTGTTGTCACCCAAAAGACAGTTTTAGCCATTTTAATCAGGTGAGAAGATGTGTTACTACACCACAGAGATTTTACCTCACTCCACCACAAGTCAACAGCATTCTGAAAGCTAACGAATACAACTTCAAAGTTCCTGAATTTGATGGCAAAAATGTGAGTTCAATTCTTGGCTTTGATAGCAACCAGCTGCCTGCTAATGCCCCGATTGAAGATAGGCGGAGTGCAGCCACATGTTTACAGACCAGAGGAATGTTGTTGGGTGTCTTTGATGGTCATGCTGGTTGTGCCTGTGCTCAGGCGGTTAGTGAACGGCTCTTTTACTATATCGCCGTGTCTCTCTTACCTCATGAAACCTTGCTTGAAATTGAGAATGCTGTGGAAAGTGGTAGAGCACTTTTGCCCATCTTGCAATGGCACAAGCATCCTAACGACTACTTTAGTAAAGAAGCTTCCAAACTGTACTTCAGTAGTTTAAGAACTTATTGGCAAGAACTCATAGATCTCAACACTAATGAAACTACAGATGTCAAAGAAGCATTGATTAATGCATTCAAGAGACTTGACAATGATCTTTCTTTAGAAGCTCAAGTAGGAGATACTAACTCTTTCCTTAACTACTGGGTTCTGCGAGTAGCATTTTCAGGTGCCACTGCCTGTGTGGCACACATTGATGGTGTTGATTTGCATGTTGCAAATACTGGAGACAGTAGGGCTTTGCTGGGTGTACAAGAAGATGATGGCTCGTGGACTGCAGTTCCACTGTCTAATGATCACAATGCACAAAATGAAAATGAAGTAGAACGGGTTAAATCAGAGCATCCAAGAAACGAAGAAAAGAGCGTTGTTAAGCAAGATCGCTTATTGGGTTTACTGATGCCCCTCAGAGCTTTTGGAGATGTCAAATTCAAATGGAGTATTGATCTGCAGAAGAGAGTGGTAGAATCTGGACCTGATCAACTGAATGACAATGAGTACACAAAATTTATTCCTCCTAACTACCATAGTCCTCCTTACCTTACTGCAGAGCCAGAAGTTATATATCACAGATTGCGGCCACAAGATAAGTTCCTAGTGTTGGCTACAGATGGGCTCTGGGAGACTATGCATAAGCAGGATGTGGTTAGGATTGTGGGAGAGTATCTAACCGGTGTTCATCATCAACAGCCAATAGCTGTTGGTGGTTACAAAGTAACTCTAGGTCAGATGCAAGGCCTCCTCATGGAAAGGAGAGCCAGAATATCATCTGTATTTGAAGATCAGAATGCAGCTACTCATCTCATAAGGCATGCAGTAGGCAATAATGAGTTTGGTGTGGTGGATCATGATCGGCTATCCAAGATGCTGAGTCTTCCAGAAGAACTAGCTCGGATGTACagagatgacattacaatcattgTGGTGCAGTTTAATTCCCATGTCATCGGTGCTTATCAAAACCAGGAGTAG